A genomic window from Balaenoptera acutorostrata chromosome 20, mBalAcu1.1, whole genome shotgun sequence includes:
- the INCA1 gene encoding protein INCA1 — protein sequence MQAQEDGDNLIPFAKCSRVVSRSPPPSLPSRSLRLTPQRYGDTFWENLSQRPSPTWMEEQYIPPLLRATGCSQPGLYPPEGLPPPEVLCRRKRRRPHLAGMQQGSGGIPARVRAVTYHLEDLRRRQRIINELKKAQWGSSRAASEPLVLDDDGCGLPNTTEHPGLEEERANSPREEDHFLAPGRAQLLWSPWSPLGQEGSCLSGRPSSLASFSTVTTSRDPLYNPWGVELLSEE from the exons ATGCAAGCGCAGGAAGATGGAGACAACCTTATCCCTTTTGCCAA GTGTTCCAGGGTGGTCAGCCGATCTCCACCACCCAGCTTGCCTTCCCGGAGCCTCAGACTGACGCCCCAGCGCTACGGAGACACCTTCTGGGAGAACCTTAGTCAAAGGCCCAG CCCCACCTGGATGGAGGAACAGTACATCCCACCCCTGCTG AGAGCCACTGGTTGCTCCCAGCCTGGCCTGTACCCCCCCGAAGGGCTCCCACCCCCTGAGGTGCTCtgcagaagaaagagaaggaggccaCATTTGGCGGGAATGCAGCAGGGATCTGGGGGCATCCCAGCCCGGGTAAGGGCTGTCACTTATCACCTGGAGGATCTAAGGAGGCGACAGAGAATCATCAATGA ACTGAAGAAGGCCCAGTGGGGCAGCTCTAGGGCTGCGTCTGAGCCCCTGGTGCTTGACGACGACGGCTGTGGACTCCCCAACACCACCGAACACCCTGGTCTGGAAGAGGAGAGGGCAAACTCTCCACGGGAAGAGGACCACTTCCTCGCTCCTGGCAGGGCCCAG CTGCTTTGGTCTCCCTGGAGTCCCCTGGGCCAGGAGGGGTCTTGTCTCTCCGGGCGGCCGAGCTCTCTGGCCTCCTTCAGCACTGTCACAACCAGTAGGGACCCCCTTTACAATCCCTGGGGGGTGGAGTTGCTGTCGGAGGAGTAA
- the KIF1C gene encoding kinesin-like protein KIF1C, whose amino-acid sequence MAGASVKVAVRVRPFNARETSQDAKCVVSMQGSTTSIINPKQSKDAPKSFTFDYSYWSHTSAEDPQFASQQQVYRDIGEEMLLHAFEGYNVCIFAYGQTGAGKSYTMMGRQEPGQQGIVPQLCEDLFSRVSKNQSAQLSYSVEVSYMEIYCERVRDLLNPKSRGSLRVREHPILGPYVQDLSKLAVTSYADIADLMDCGNKARTVAATNMNETSSRSHAVFTIVFTQRCHDQLTGLDSEKVSKISLVDLAGSERADSSGARGMRLKEGANINKSLTTLGKVISALADMQSKKRKSDFIPYRDSVLTWLLKENLGGNSRTAMIAALSPADINYEETLSTLRYADRTKQIRCNAIINEDPNARLIRELQEEVARLRELLMAQGLSASALGGLKVDEGSPGGALPAVSSPSAPASPSSPAAHNGELEPSFSPNAEPQIGPEEAMERLQETEKIIAELNETWEEKLRKTEALRMEREALLAEMGVAVREDGGTVGVFSPKKTPHLVNLNEDPLMSECLLYHIKDGVTRVGQVDVDIKLTGQFIREQHCLFRSIPQPDGEVVVTLEPCEGAETYVNGKLVTEPVVLKSGNRIVMGKNHVFRFNHPEQARLERERGVPPPPGPPFEPVDWNFAQKELLEQQGIDIKLEMEKRLQDLENQYRKEKEEADLLLEQQRLYADSDSGDDSDKRSCEESWRLISSLREQLPPTTVQTIVKRCGLPSSGKRRAPRRVYQIPQRRRLQGKDPRWATMADLKMQAVKEICYEVALADFRHGRAEIEALAALKMRELCRTYGKPEGPGDAWRAVARDVWDTVGEEEGSGGGGGGSEEGARGAEVEDLRAHIDKLTGILQEVKLQNSSKDRELQALRDRMLRMERVIPLTQDHEDENEEAGEATWAQPQGSEVAEQEAPSDRAPPARPSSPPLSSWERVSRLMEEDPAFRRGRLRWLKQEQLRLQGLQGSGGRGGGLRRPPARFVPPHDCKLRFPFKSNPQHRESWPGAGAGESPAPPQPPEELTPSPATPARRPPSPRRSHRPRRNSLDGGGRSRGGGSAQPEPQHFQPKKHNYYPQQPQPYPAQRPPGPRYPPYTTPPRMRRQRSAPDLKESGAAV is encoded by the exons ATGGCTGGCGCCTCGGTGAAAGTGGCAGTGAGGGTTCGGCCCTTCAACGCCCGTGAGACCAGCCAGGATGCCAAGTGTGTAGTCAGCATGCAGGGCAGCACCACCT CCATCATCAATCCCAAACAGAGCAAGGATGCCCCCAAAAGCTTCACTTTCGATTACTCCTACTGGTCACACACTTCG GCCGAGGACCCCCAGTTTGCATCGCAGCAACAGGTGTATCGGGATATTGGAGAAGAGATGCTGCTCCATGCCTTTGAAGGCTACAACGTGTGCATCTTTGCCTATGGGCAGACGGGAGCTGGGAAATCCTACACCATGATGGGGCGGCAGGAGCCAGGGCAGCAGGGTATCGTGCCCCAG CTCTGTGAGGACCTCTTCTCTCGTGTTAGTAAGAACCAGAGCGCTCAGCTATCCTATTCCGTGGAG GTGAGCTACATGGAGATCTACTGTGAGAGGGTACGAGACCTCTTGAACCCCAAGAGTCGGGGCTCTCTGAGGGTCCGAGAGCACCCCATCCTGGGCCCCTATGTGCAGGACCTGTCTAAACTGGCTGTGACCTCTTACGCAGACATTGCTGACCTCATGGACTGTGGAAATAAAGCGCG gacTGTGGCCGCCACCAACATGAATGAGACCAGCAGCCGTTCCCACGCCGTCTTCACCATTGTCTTCACACAGCGCTGCCACGATCAGCTCACTGGACTGGACTCAGAGAAG GTCAGTAAGATCAGTTTGGTGGACCTTGCTGGCAGTGAGCGGGCTGACTCCTCAGGGGCCCGGGGCATGCGCCTGAAG GAAGGCGCCAACATCAATAAGTCCCTGACTACTCTAGGGAAGGTGATCTCGGCCCTTGCGGATATG CAATCAAAGAAGCGGAAGTCGGATTTTATCCCTTACAGGGACTCTGTGCTCACCTGGCTGCTCAAGGAGAATCTGG GTGGGAATTCACGCACAGCAATGATTGCGGCCCTGAGCCCCGCGGATATCAATTACGAGGAGACTCTTAGCACCCTCAG GTACGCCGACCGCACCAAGCAGATTCGCTGCAATGCCATCATCAATGAGGACCCTAATGCCCGGCTGATCCGGGAGCTGCAGGAGGAGGTGGCCCGGCTGCGGGAACTGCTGATGGCCCAGGGGCTCTCCGCCTCTGCCCTGGGAG GCCTGAAGGTGGATGAGGGGAGTCCCGGAGGTGCTCTGCCAGCTGTATcatctccctctgccccagcttcgccctcgtCCCCCGCAGCACACAACGGGGAGCTGGAGCCATCGTTCTCCCCCAATGCTGAGCCCCAGATTGGGCCTGAGGAGGCCATGGAGAGACTGCAG GAGACAGAGAAGATTATAGCTGAGCTGAATGAGACCTGGGAGGAGAAGCTACGTAAGACGGAGGCCTTGAGGATGGAGAG AGAAGCGTTGCTGGCTGAGATGGGGGTGGCTGTCCGGGAAGATGGGGGAACCGTGGGCGTCTTCTCTCCGAAGAAG aCTCCACACCTGGTGAACCTGAACGAAGACCCCCTGATGTCTGAATGTCTGCTCTACCACATCAAAGATGGTGTCACCAG GGTCGGCCAGGTTGATGTGGACATCAAGCTGACCGGGCAGTTCATTCGGGAGCAACACTGTCTGTTCCGGAGCATCCCTCAGCCGGACGGAGAAG tGGTGGTCACCCTGGAGCCTTGTGAAGGAGCCGAGACCTACGTCAACGGGAAGCTTGTGACTGAGCCCGTGGTGCTGAAGTCAG GGAATAGGATTGTGATGGGCAAGAACCACGTTTTCCGTTTCAACCACCCGGAGCAGGCGCGGCTAGAGCGGGAGCGAGgggtccccccgcccccaggaccGCCCTTCGAGCCCGTCGACTGGAACTTTGCCCAGAAGGAACTGCTGGAGCAGCAAGGCATTGACATCAAGCTGGAGATGGAGAAGAG GCTGCAGGATCTGGAGAACCAGTAccgaaaagaaaaggaggaggctGATCTTCTGTTGGAGCAGCAGCGGCTG TACGCAGACTCTGACAGCGGGGACGACTCCGACAAGCGCTCCTGCGAAGAGAGCTGGCGGCTCATCTCGTCCTTGCGTGAGCAGCTGCCACCCACCACGGTCCAGACCATCGTCAAGCGCTGCGGCCTGCCCAGCAGCGGCAAGCGCAGGGCCCCCCGCAGGGTGTACCAGATCCCCCAGCGACGGCGGCTGCAGGGCAAAGACCCCCGCTGGGCCACCATGGCCGACCTGAAGATGCAGGCAGTGAAGGAGATCTGCTACGAGGTGGCCCTGGCCGACTTCCGCCACGGGCGGGCCGAGATCGAGGCCCTGGCTGCCCTCAAGATGCGGGAGCTGTGCCGCACCTATGGCAAGCCTGAGGGGCCCGGGGACGCCTGGAGGGCCGTGGCCCGGGATGTCTGGGACACGGTGGGCGAGGAGGAAGGCAGcggaggtggaggtggtggcagTGAGGAGGGAGCCCGTGGCGCAGAGGTGGAGGACCTCCGGGCTCACATCGACAAGCTGACGGGGATCCTGCAGGAGGTGAAGCTGCAGAACAGCAGCAAGGACCGCGAGCTGCAGGCCCTGAGGGACCGCATGCTTCGCATGGAGAGGGTCATCCCCCTGACCCAG gaTCACGAGGATGAGAATGAAGAAGCCGGTGAGGCCACGTGGGCCCAGCCCCAAGGGTCTGAGGTCGCGGAGCAGGAAGCCCCCAGTGACCGAGCACCTCCCGCGCGGCCCTCCTCGCCGCCCCTGTCGAGCTGGGAGCGGGTGTCGAGGCTGATGGAGGAGGACCCCGCCTTCCGTCGGGGGCGCCTTCGCTGGCTCAAGCAGGAGCAGCTGCGGCTGCAGGGACTGCAGGGCTccgggggccggggcggggggctgcGCAGACCCCCCGCCCGCTTCGTGCCCCCTCACGACTGCAAACTGCGCTTCCCCTTCAAGAGCAACCCCCAGCACCGCGAGTcctggccgggggcgggggccggggagTCCCCAGCGCCTCCGCAGCCCCCCGAGGAGCTCACCCCCTCTCCGGCCACCCCTGCCCGCAGGCCCCCAAGTCCCCGCAGGTCCCACCGTCCCCGCAGGAATTCCCTGGACGGAGGGGGCCGATCCCGGGGAGGGGGTTCTGCACAGCCCGAACCCCAGCACTTCCAGCCCAAAAAGCACAACTATTATCCCCAGCAGCCCCAACCATACCCAGCCCAGAGGCCCCCAGGGCCCCGCTATCCCCCATACACTACGCCCCCGCGGATGAGACGGCAGCGCTCAGCCCCTGACCTCAAGGAGAGTGGGGCGGCCGTGTGA